The region AGAAGAGATTGTGAAAAAACGCCAGGAAATTGAAATGAAAGAAAAACTTATTGAGACAAAAATAGCATTAATGGAAAAAGCCTCGCAACTTGACTTTAATCGAATTACGCTTGAACATTTACCAGAAGCCACACTATATTTAAGCAGAAACATTGAAAATATTACTGATGAAGAATTTGTAGAAGTTCTTTCAGAATTTATTGATGAATTGAACGAATCGCAGCTTGATACAGGATACCCTATAGGCGGTATAATAAAACGAGAGCAAATTTTAAAGGGCGAATTCTCTAAATATAGCTACTTATACATTGAACAACCACATCCCAAGGACGGATATCCATATTTCCAGGCTGTAAAGGGTGATTTTCTCATTGGATATCATATTGGGGATGATACATCAATACACAATACATATAAGAGACTTTTATCAGAGATGGAACCTTTAGACTTAGCCTTAGGGGATTATGTTTTTGAAGAGTATATTTATGATACCGTTGTAAAGAATCAAAAGGAGCACCACGTTACCAAAATTATGATACAGGTAATTGGAAATAACTACCAAAAAAATTCTCATTTATAATACTTAACTTTCCATATTATGGGGTGAATTTTTTAATATTGTTTTTTAGCCACTAACCCCCAGCGTGCCGGTCCCATCGGCGTGTCGAACATTTGCCAATCCACAGTCACAACCCTGCCACAGCCTAGGGACAAAAAATCAACTGTTAGTTGAAATTAATAGATTTTGGAACAACCAGCGTTCAATGGATTCCCATAATGATAAACCCGAACAAAGGCAAAAGCATTTCGAAAAATATAAACGGCAAACATGCATTGGCGGAATAAATGCACATCTGGTCTTTGTAGAAAAGCCTTTTATTAAGGTAGCGCCGGACTGGCAAAGAAATGAGCTCTTCTATATGTCTGGCGACTTGGCCAGATATTACCATGATTGGGAAATTACTCTGTGCGAGGAACGAATTATTGATTGTAATTCGGCTAATATACCGCACAAACATGCAGTGAATTATATTATTGCAAAGAGAATTAATTAGTTGATGTTCACAACTTTTTGTATTTGTTATGGACTATCTTTAACAATTTTATATGTGTTGGTGACAGGAGTGTGCCAAAACCAACTCCTGTTGCCAACATATACCACATTTATTTACTGTTACCTAACCACCTTCTCCAAAATCCCCCCATCCTGAAAGCCACCACGTTTCAGCTCTTTTTTGAAACGAATATTATCAATATCCTCCAAACTAAGATTATGCAGGTTCGCAGCCAAGGCACGCACAACATCTAAAATATCTCTTATTCTCCTTCAGCAGCGTAGGGTACAACGCTCTTTTTAATTTTTCTGATGCCACCCCTGGGGTCGGCGACGTCGCCTTTAAACCTTGGTATTAAACGATAGCGTAAGTGGAATATAGTTTGTCCACCTGCCCAGCCGACATTCACCTCGATGTTGTAGCCATCGGGGTTAAATTTTTCAGCCAGTACTTCTTTAGCCTTAAACAGCAACTGGTTGATAGCTGCCAGCTCTTCTTTGTTGGCATCAAAAAGTGTTTCTATGTGTCTTTTTGGCACTATTAGAACATGACCGTAGTTAATTGGAAATTTATCGTAAAAAGCTCTGGCGAGTTTGTTTTCGGCTATAATTTCAGTTTCCGGGGGATGGCAAAAGATACAATCGGTCAATGGTTATTCCTCCTCTGCATATTTATGTTAAACTTATTAACTAGTTATACTTAATCTATCCAGATACCTTTTTTGCTTTACTAATCACCTGATCATTTTAAAGGAACATATAAACATATGTAGAACACAAATGTAAGTCAAATACAAACTGAAGCGGGTAACAGGAGGTAGCCTAATGGCTAAAAGCAAAAGAAGTTGGACTAAGGATGATAATATACCTGGGTTAATTGCATACCTTAGATGACCCTAAATGGCATAAGCTACACTTGGTGCTGGATGCAAAATATCGCATTGATGCTTCGGCTAAGTACCTTGGATTATATTTTACGCTGATTTGCTGCAGAAAATCGAATTGACTTTTGGCGCCCCTTCTCAATTAAAATGGCGGGTGTGGTTTTTGCTAGAGGACGGAGTTAAGATACGGTATGCAGGTGCTTCTGGGTATATTATAAAGCACAACACATGGGAGAAATGTTTTATGAGGCTGGAAGATGTGTTGGGGTGTGTTGCTGCGGAAGGTGAGTAATTAGTGATGGGTAACAATGTGCGTATTTGTAAATGCCTAATGCAATAGCATTTAAAATTTTTTTTTACGTTGGCGACAAACAGTAGTCTTATAATGTCTTTATAATTATGTATAGATTTTGTGAGATATAAAGGAATTTGTTGCTCCATGACGAAAATGGAAATAATGGTAAAAATAACCAATGCGGGAGGACCTGAAAATATGTTTGAGAACTTTAATTTTGCTAAATTTGATGTTTTGTTGAAAACAGGAGAAGAAGGATTATATTTACCACCATATAAAGGTTCTACTTTGCGTGGAGGTTTTGGTTCAGTATTTAAAAGAATAGCATGTGCACAAAGAGGCAGTGAATGTCAGACATGCATGCACCCTAAGTTCATCGCCACCAGCCACGGTCCGTGCGTGAGGCTTTAACTAAAGAATATATAATTGTGTTATACTAAATTCGGGACAAGGGTCAAGCCCCTTTATTATCTGATGATAACCGGAAATGCGCCACTAACCGCTTAATCGGTCTGGCGCATTTTTGTGTATATCGTAAAGATTTCTTCGTTATCCGGTTTCTATGGGATGTACAAGATTGTTACGAAGTTTATAAAATATTGTACGAAATATGTAGAAATAAATTGAAATAACTCCATAATTGTGTTATATTACAATTAAATTGTCGAAAATTAAAAATCTAATAGTATTTTAGAGTGTCTCATATAATCCCGGTAATATGGTCTGGGAGTCTCTACAGAATAACCGCAAATTATTCTACTATGGATGGTGATGCTTCATATACCTCTATGCTTTTTAGGGGTATAGGTTGTTATGGGTATTTGTATACTTTTGTCACTAAACCTAGAGATCTTGTGGGAGATTTCTAGGTTTTTTTGTTGTTTAATTAGTTGTTTTACATACTTAAACATGCAACGGGAGGATGCACAATGACATTAAATATTGACGACTTAGTGGTTCAGTTACAAGCAGCCCAAGGAAAGGTTGCAGTAGATTTGCTAATTACCAACGTAAAGATAGTTAATGTTTACACTGAACAGATTATTGAAGGCTCCATTGCCATTAAAAATGGAAAAGTAGTTGCCTTAAACCCACAGCAACAATTAACTGCCGAAAAGGTTTACGATGCCCAGGGACAATATGCCATCCCCGGATTAATGGATGCCCACGTTCATATTGAACCGACCTTGCTTACCCCGGAGGCGCTGGCATCTCTGATTGTTCCCCATGGTACCACCACCATGTTTGTTGATGCCATGGAAATTGCCAATGTTGCCGGTGTGGATGGACTGCGGGCACTGCTTAGCAGTAACGATCGCCTGCCTTACCGTATTTATCTGGAGGTGCCTTCCAGGGTGCCTACCGCCCCTGGTTTAGAGACAACGGGTGGAGTTTTAGGCCTGGCGGAAGTTGAGGAACTTTTACAAGAAGATGTGGCAGTTAGTCTGGGTGAGCTTGATCCCTCCAAAATTTTAAATCTAAAGGAAGAGTACCTGCAAAAGGTTTTAAGTGCTCAAAAGCATGGTAAAGTGGCCAATGGGCATGCCATTGGATTGACCTGGGATGAATTAAACGTTTACGCCACCGCCGGTCTTAACGATGACCACGAATGCGTTGAATATGAAGAGTTGTTGGAGAGGGTAGCCCTGGGAATAACCGTGATGATTAGAGAGGGCAGCACCGAGCGCAACGTAGAAAAGCTGGTTAAAGGTGTGGTGGACAACCAACTAAACACCGAGTATCTGATTTTCTGTACCGACGACAAGCATGCCAACGATATCAGTAAAGAGGGGCATATCAACTACAACGTTAATAAGGCCATCACCCTTGGGCTAAACCCGATCAAAGCGATTAAAATTGCTACTCTCAACTGCGCCAGGCATTTTCGCATGGATCATATGCTGGGATCAATCACCCCCGGCAGACTGGCAGATATCATTCTGACCAAAGAACTGGATAACATTCAACCCACAGCTGTATTTAAAGAAGGAAACCTAGTTAGTGAAGCAGGCAAATTACTGCAAAATGTACCTTTAGACAGTTATCCGGAGTTTTTAAATAATACTGTCATACTGTCGCCTGATTTTAATCCTCAACAATTTGTAGTTCACTATCAGGGAACGGAATGTAAGGTTAAAACAATAAACATTTACACCGATCAAATAATTAATTACGCCACCGAAGAAGTACTACCGGTGCAAAATAACTGTGTGGTTCCAGACCCAACAAGGGATATTTTAAAGCTGGCAGTGGTGGAACGCTATGGCAAAAATGGTGATGTTGGGGTTGCTTTCGTCAAAGGTTTTGGCTTAAAGCAAGGTGCGCTGGCCATATCGGTATCCCATGATCACCATAACATCGTCACAGTGGGTTGCAACGATCAAGATATGTATGCGGCCGCTAAAGAGATAGAAAAACACGGTGGTGGATTGGTTGTGGCCAACCAAGGACAAGTGGTGGATGTATTCCCATTACCCATTGCCGGCTTAATGAGCAACTTATCAGCCGAAGAGGTGTTAGCCATCATGGAACGCCTAAATGGTGAAGCTAAGGCTTTAGGCTGTGAACTGCCGGCACCGTTTATGACGTTATCCTTTATCTCACTGCCCACAGTGCCGGAATTGGGCCTAACAGATAAGGGTTTGATAGATGTGCGGGGACATAAAGTAATTCCTCTGATAGTGGAATAGGGGGAGATGACATGAAGGAGATAGTGGGCACATCTATAAATCGTGTTGACGGTTGGGATAAGGCCACCGGTAAGTTGAAATACCCCAGTGATATTTATTTGCCAGACATGCTTTATTTAAAGTTGGTGCGGGCGGAGTGCCCCCATGGAATCATTAAAGCTATAGATACCACCGCTGCCCAGGAGATTGATGGCGTTTACGTTTTTACAGCGGTAGACGTTAAAAAGAACCGCTTTGGTAATATCATCAAAGATCAACCAGTATTTTGCCATCAAGTGGTGCGGTTTTATGGCGAACCGGTGGCCATGGTGGCGGCACCAACTAAAGAGTTGGCAGAAGCCGTTGCTAAAAAAATTAAGATTGATTACCAATCATTACCGCTGGTGCATGATCCCGAAGAGGCGCTAAATGAAAACGCAATAAAACTCCACCCCGATGGCAATTTGCTGCAACAGATAAATTATGAGAAGGCAGACATTGCTAAAGGGTTTGCAGATTCAGCACTGGTTTTATCCGATACCTTTACAGTGCCGATGGTGGACCATGCCTATATGGAACCGGAAGCGGGGGTTTCCTATATAGATGATAATGGCAAACTGACTGTGTTAGCTGGCACTCAAAACCCCTTTCACGACCGGCGGGAGATTTGTGAAACCCTGGACATTCCTTTGGAGCGGGTTACTGTAAAGGCTTTACTAACCGGTGGTGGATTTGGTGGCAAGGATGGCGTCACCGTGCAGATATATCTTGCTTTGGCAACGCTGTTAACCGGACGCCCGGCTAAATTAACCTTTAGTCGTGAAGAATCGTTAATTACTTCATATAAACGTCACCCAGCAAAGGTTAAGGTAAAAATGGGTTTTGCACCGGATGGCAAGATAAAAGCCTTTGCCGGCACAGTGTATTTTGATACCGGTGCCTATGCAGCGCTGGGTCCGGCGGTGTTGGGTTTGGGAATTGAACATTTCCACGGGCCATACCAAATTGAAAACGTAAAGTTGGATGGCTATTTGGTATATACCAACAAACCCCCAGCCAGTGCCATGCGAGGTTTTGGGGCGCCCCAGGTACTGTTTGCCACCGAAAGTTTGATAAACCGGGCCGCAAAGCAACTGGGTATCGATCCGATAGATATCAGGTTAAAGAACGCGTTGGAAGTGGGTGCAGAGGGGCCCTTTGGCCAAACCATGGAGCATTCGGTGGGGCTCAAGGAAGCCTTGAAGATGGCCAAAAAGTCATCCCTTTGGCAAGAAAAAAGCAATAACAGCGACCCATGTGTGGCCTACGGCATGGCAGCGGGCTTTTTAAGTTGCGGCATGGGCGCCGGCATACCGGATAACGCCAAAGTGGAAATTGAAAAGAAAAATGACCAATACATAGTTAAGGTGGGCACGGTGGAAATTGGTCAAGGTAATTTGACCGGTTTTACCCAAATTGCTGCCCAAGCGTTGGGAGTTACCATCGACAAAATTAAAATTGTTTCAGCCGATACCGATAACACCTATGATTGTGGCTCCACCGCTGCTTCCAGATCTACTTACATAACAGGCAATGCCATCATTGAAGCAGCCAAAGATTTAACAACAAAGGGTGGCCATGTTGGCACCGGTCAAGCCACTTTTCCCGAATCCTCCAGAAAGGATATCGGCATTGGATTGCCCCACGTTATGTACACTTTTTTGGTTAACTTGGTTAAGCTGCGCCTTAATCCCTTAACCGGGGAAATTAAGCTGCTAGATATGGTGGCAGTTACCGAAGCAGGTAAAATAATTAACCCTTGCTCACTGGCCGGGCAGATCCAAGGTGGAGTAGTGCAAGGCATTGGCTATGCTTTAATGGAAAACATGGTTTTTGATCAGGGTGTTTTGAGACAGAAGGATTTTAGCACTTACCTACTGCCAACGGCAAAGGATGTATGTGACATAAAAAGCCTAACGGTGGATGCCTACGAGCATACCGGGCCCTTTGGAGCTAAGGGCGCGGCAGAGGTGGGAACAGTGGCGGTAACTCCGGCGATAACTGGTTGTTTAACTGATAAGTGGGATCTGGTTATCAACCAACTGCCTATTTCCAGAGAGGAAATTGTAAACCAGTTACAAAAAAGCGGGGTGATTAATCAGTACATTAGCTGATGGTAGTGGCAATAATTCTATAACTAAAATAAGAGGAGAAATGATTAAATGAAAAAATCCATTTGGGTATTAATCGCTTTAGTGATTATGGTTGGTGCCATCGCCGTTGGTTGTGGCGGCCAAGATGCTTCCACCGGCGGCGAAACCTCCGGAGAAGAAAAGCTAAAGGTAGCGCTACTGCTACCAGGAAAAGTTGACGATGTTTCCTTTAACCAAGCCATGTATGAAGGCATGAAGGCAGTAGAGGAAGAACTGGGCGATCAAATTGAAGTCAATTATGTAGAGGAAGTATATGAAGTGGCAGACATTGAACCGGCACTGCGGGACTTTGCCTCTGAGGGTTACGACTTGATCTTTGGCCATGGCTTCCAGTTCATGGAGCCAATTATTAAAGTGGCAACGGAGTTTCCCGATGTGAATTTTGCCCTTGGTACAGGCTACAAAACTCTGCCCAACACTTGCGTTTACGACATTAAGTTAGAAGAGGGCGGCTACTTAATGGGTACCATCGCCGGCATGATGACAGAAACTAACAAAATTGGTGTTGTGGGCGGTGCTGATGTGGTAGAGATTTACCGTGGCCATGAAGCATTTAAGTATGCTGCTAAACAAGTGAATGCAGATTTGGAAATTCAAGAATTATATACTGGCGACTGGCGTGACATTGCCAAGGCAAAAGAGGGCGCCATTTCGATGTACGATTCTGGTGTGGACATCATTTGGCACTCCGGTGATGGCATCGGTCTTGGCGTAGTGGATGCCGGTAAAGAAAAGGGTAAAACTGTTTTAGGTAACGTAGCGGATCAAGAAGTGCTGGCCCCAGATGCAGTGTTGAGCGGTGTGGTTTATAATTTTGCTCCTATCATTAAAAACATTATCGAAGACGTGCAAAAAGACAATTATACCAACAGAGAAGATAAGTTTTACTGGTTGACAGTAGAAAACGAAGGTATTAACATAGCACCTTTCTATGAGCAGGATGCCGATGTACCCCAAGAGGTAAAGGACAAGCTGGCAGAGGTGGAGGAAGCCCTGGCAGCAGGTACTGTGGAAATGCCTCACTTTGATAAATAATGTTAAATTAAGGCCCGATTTTTATCGGGCCCGCACATTTTAAGGAGCTGTAGGTATGACAGATGCAGTTGTTACTTTAAAAGATATTACCAAAACCTTTGGCACTAACATTGCTAATGAAAATGTGACTTTAAACCTTAAAAAAGGCTCAATTCACGGGTTGCTGGGCGAAAATGGTGCCGGTAAAACAACGTTAATGAACGTGCTCTACGGTTTGTACAAACCCACCGCCGGCGAAATATTTGTAAAGGGTAAAAAAGTAGAAATAGATAATCCGTCCCAAGCGTTAGAACTTGGCATTGGTATGGTGCACCAGCACTTTATGCTGGTGAAGAATTTTACTGTGATAGAAAACATAGTTTTGGGGCCGGAAACCCGGAAATTAAGTATGCTGGATTTAGATTCGGCCACCAAGAAGATAGAGGATTTGTGTGAAAAATATAAAATCAAGATTGAACCCACCGCCAAGATTTCTCAGCTTTCGGTGGGAGAACAACAGCGGGTGGAGATTTTATCGGCAATTTATAGCGGGGCCGATATCCTGATTTTAGACGAGCCCACCGCAGTTTTAACTCCCCAGGAGGTGCAGGATCTGTTTCAAATACTGCGCCTAATGCGGGATAGTGGTAAATCAGTTATTTTTATCACCCATAAATTGGAGGAGATTCTCGAAATAGGGGATGAGATATCAGTTTTAAGAGACGGCAAATTAGTTGATACCGTGCAAGCTAAAGAAACCACCAAACAACAGCTAACTAATATGATGGTTGGCCGGGAAGTGCTATTTCAATTTTCCAAGGCAGAGGTTAAATCGGATAGAACAATCCTTAAAATTGAAAATTTACAGGCCAATAATGACAAAGGTTTACCGGCTTTGCAAGGTATTGATTTAGAGATAAATAATTACGAAATTCTCGGTATAGCCGGTGTGGACGGCAACGGTCAAAAGGAATTATGCGAAGTAATAACGGGTATCAGACCTGCAACCAAAGGCTCTATTTGGGTTTCTGAACAGTCAATGACAGGTAAAAATCCCAAGGAGTTCATTCAAAGCGGCGTTGCCCACATACCGGAAGATAGGCATAAAACCGGACTGGTGATGAATTTTAGTGTAATGAAAAATTGTATCCTTAAAGAATTTGATACTGGTAAGTTTTCAAAGGGCGGCTTTTTAAACTTTAAAGCCATTAAGGAAACCGCAGAGAAAATTGTTGCAGATTATAGCGTAAAAACCAGCTCCATTGATGCCAAGGTAAGGGAACTTTCTGGCGGTAATCAGCAAAAAATTATTTTAGGCAGAGAGATTAATTGTGCCCCTAAGGTGTTAATAGCAAACCAACCCACCCGGGGGCTTGATATTGGGGCAACGGAGTATGTTCGTCAGCGACTGATTGATCAAAAGGAGCAGGGGGTAGCAGTACTGTTGATCTCTGCTGATTTGGAAGAACTGATGCAAATTTCTGACCGCATTGCAGTTATATATGAAGGAAAAATCATGGGTATATTGGGACGAGATGAAATAGATATTGAAAACATAGGACTGATGATGGCCGGCGTAAAAGGAGGAGCAGCAAGTGAAAAAGATATTGCAGAATAGTATTAAAGGCATTGTTTCTCCTCTGGTGGCCGTGTTGTTGGCGTTTTTGGTGGGGGCGCTGCTGATGAAGGCAGCAGGTAATAACCCCATTGCAGCCTATGCCAGTCTTTTTAAAGGGGCCTTTGGCTCCAACCATCGCATTGCCGAAACGGTAGTGAGGGCAATACCGCTAATAATTTTAGCTTTAGGCATCTCCATTGCTTTTAAAGCGCAACTTTGGAATATCGGGGGCGATGGG is a window of Peptococcaceae bacterium 1198_IL3148 DNA encoding:
- a CDS encoding HIT family protein, translated to MTDCIFCHPPETEIIAENKLARAFYDKFPINYGHVLIVPKRHIETLFDANKEELAAINQLLFKAKEVLAEKFNPDGYNIEVNVGWAGGQTIFHLRYRLIPRFKGDVADPRGGIRKIKKSVVPYAAEGE
- a CDS encoding BMP family protein, giving the protein MKKSIWVLIALVIMVGAIAVGCGGQDASTGGETSGEEKLKVALLLPGKVDDVSFNQAMYEGMKAVEEELGDQIEVNYVEEVYEVADIEPALRDFASEGYDLIFGHGFQFMEPIIKVATEFPDVNFALGTGYKTLPNTCVYDIKLEEGGYLMGTIAGMMTETNKIGVVGGADVVEIYRGHEAFKYAAKQVNADLEIQELYTGDWRDIAKAKEGAISMYDSGVDIIWHSGDGIGLGVVDAGKEKGKTVLGNVADQEVLAPDAVLSGVVYNFAPIIKNIIEDVQKDNYTNREDKFYWLTVENEGINIAPFYEQDADVPQEVKDKLAEVEEALAAGTVEMPHFDK
- a CDS encoding MerR family transcriptional regulator; its protein translation is MNEKNVKYLTTGEFAKLCKVNKQTLFYYDQIGLLSPVFKNEKGYRFYSINQIELLYVIDLLKDLGMSLSDIKQYTQNKSPESFLTLMYQKKEEIVKKRQEIEMKEKLIETKIALMEKASQLDFNRITLEHLPEATLYLSRNIENITDEEFVEVLSEFIDELNESQLDTGYPIGGIIKREQILKGEFSKYSYLYIEQPHPKDGYPYFQAVKGDFLIGYHIGDDTSIHNTYKRLLSEMEPLDLALGDYVFEEYIYDTVVKNQKEHHVTKIMIQVIGNNYQKNSHL
- a CDS encoding ABC transporter ATP-binding protein, with amino-acid sequence MTDAVVTLKDITKTFGTNIANENVTLNLKKGSIHGLLGENGAGKTTLMNVLYGLYKPTAGEIFVKGKKVEIDNPSQALELGIGMVHQHFMLVKNFTVIENIVLGPETRKLSMLDLDSATKKIEDLCEKYKIKIEPTAKISQLSVGEQQRVEILSAIYSGADILILDEPTAVLTPQEVQDLFQILRLMRDSGKSVIFITHKLEEILEIGDEISVLRDGKLVDTVQAKETTKQQLTNMMVGREVLFQFSKAEVKSDRTILKIENLQANNDKGLPALQGIDLEINNYEILGIAGVDGNGQKELCEVITGIRPATKGSIWVSEQSMTGKNPKEFIQSGVAHIPEDRHKTGLVMNFSVMKNCILKEFDTGKFSKGGFLNFKAIKETAEKIVADYSVKTSSIDAKVRELSGGNQQKIILGREINCAPKVLIANQPTRGLDIGATEYVRQRLIDQKEQGVAVLLISADLEELMQISDRIAVIYEGKIMGILGRDEIDIENIGLMMAGVKGGAASEKDIAE
- a CDS encoding xanthine dehydrogenase family protein molybdopterin-binding subunit, giving the protein MKEIVGTSINRVDGWDKATGKLKYPSDIYLPDMLYLKLVRAECPHGIIKAIDTTAAQEIDGVYVFTAVDVKKNRFGNIIKDQPVFCHQVVRFYGEPVAMVAAPTKELAEAVAKKIKIDYQSLPLVHDPEEALNENAIKLHPDGNLLQQINYEKADIAKGFADSALVLSDTFTVPMVDHAYMEPEAGVSYIDDNGKLTVLAGTQNPFHDRREICETLDIPLERVTVKALLTGGGFGGKDGVTVQIYLALATLLTGRPAKLTFSREESLITSYKRHPAKVKVKMGFAPDGKIKAFAGTVYFDTGAYAALGPAVLGLGIEHFHGPYQIENVKLDGYLVYTNKPPASAMRGFGAPQVLFATESLINRAAKQLGIDPIDIRLKNALEVGAEGPFGQTMEHSVGLKEALKMAKKSSLWQEKSNNSDPCVAYGMAAGFLSCGMGAGIPDNAKVEIEKKNDQYIVKVGTVEIGQGNLTGFTQIAAQALGVTIDKIKIVSADTDNTYDCGSTAASRSTYITGNAIIEAAKDLTTKGGHVGTGQATFPESSRKDIGIGLPHVMYTFLVNLVKLRLNPLTGEIKLLDMVAVTEAGKIINPCSLAGQIQGGVVQGIGYALMENMVFDQGVLRQKDFSTYLLPTAKDVCDIKSLTVDAYEHTGPFGAKGAAEVGTVAVTPAITGCLTDKWDLVINQLPISREEIVNQLQKSGVINQYIS
- the ade gene encoding adenine deaminase, encoding MTLNIDDLVVQLQAAQGKVAVDLLITNVKIVNVYTEQIIEGSIAIKNGKVVALNPQQQLTAEKVYDAQGQYAIPGLMDAHVHIEPTLLTPEALASLIVPHGTTTMFVDAMEIANVAGVDGLRALLSSNDRLPYRIYLEVPSRVPTAPGLETTGGVLGLAEVEELLQEDVAVSLGELDPSKILNLKEEYLQKVLSAQKHGKVANGHAIGLTWDELNVYATAGLNDDHECVEYEELLERVALGITVMIREGSTERNVEKLVKGVVDNQLNTEYLIFCTDDKHANDISKEGHINYNVNKAITLGLNPIKAIKIATLNCARHFRMDHMLGSITPGRLADIILTKELDNIQPTAVFKEGNLVSEAGKLLQNVPLDSYPEFLNNTVILSPDFNPQQFVVHYQGTECKVKTINIYTDQIINYATEEVLPVQNNCVVPDPTRDILKLAVVERYGKNGDVGVAFVKGFGLKQGALAISVSHDHHNIVTVGCNDQDMYAAAKEIEKHGGGLVVANQGQVVDVFPLPIAGLMSNLSAEEVLAIMERLNGEAKALGCELPAPFMTLSFISLPTVPELGLTDKGLIDVRGHKVIPLIVE